From the Peromyscus leucopus breed LL Stock chromosome 8b, UCI_PerLeu_2.1, whole genome shotgun sequence genome, one window contains:
- the Nubp2 gene encoding cytosolic Fe-S cluster assembly factor NUBP2, whose amino-acid sequence MEAVAEPGNLAGVRNIILVLSGKGGVGKSTISTELALALRHQGKKVGILDVDLCGPSIPHMLRAQGKAVHQCDSGWVPVFVDQEQSISLMSVGFLLENPDEAVVWRGPKKHALIKQFVSDVAWGELDYLVVDTPPGTSDEHMATVEALRPYRPLGALVVTTPQAVSVGDVRRELTFCRKTGLQVIGVIENMSGFACPHCAECTNVFSKGGGEELAQLAGVPFLGSVPLDPQLTRSLEEGCDFIQEFPKSPVYSALTSIAQKVLHRMPALLS is encoded by the exons ATGGAGGCGGTAGCTG AGCCCGGGAACCTGGCCGGCGTGCGAAACATCATCCTTGTCCTCTCTGGAAAGGGGGGCGTTGGGAAAAGTACCATCTCCACGGAGTTGGCCCTGGCGCTACGCCACCAGGGCAAGAAG GTGGGGATCCTAGATGTAGACCTGTGCGGTCCCAGCATCCCACACATGCTCCGTGCGCAAGGCAAGGCAGTGCACCAGTGTGACAGTGGCTGGGTGCCTGTCTTTGTGGATCAGGAGCAGAGCATCTCCCTCATGTCTGTGGGCTTCCTGCTGGAAAACCCTGATGAGGCCGTGGTGTGGAGGGGTCCCAAGAAACATG CTCTGATAAAGCAGTTTGTGTCTGACGTGGCCTGGGGGGAGCTGGACTATCTGGTTGTGGACACGCCACCAGGGACTTCTGATGAGCACATGGCCACTGTGGAAGCCCTGCGCCCCTATAGGCCCCTGGGGGCCCTCGTGGTCACCACACCACAG GCAGTGTCTGTTGGGGATGTGAGGCGGGAGCTGACTTTCTGTAGGAAGACTGGGCTGCAGGTCATAGGGGTCATAGAGAACATGAGCGGCTTCGCCTGCCCACACTGCGCC GAGTGCACCAATGTCTTCTCCAAGGGCGGTGGGGAGGAGCTGGCCCAGCTGGCCGGAGTCCCCTTTTTAG GCTCTGTTCCCCTCGATCCCCAGCTCACCAGGAGCCTGGAAGAGGGCTGTGACTTCATCCAGGAGTTTCCCAAGAGCCCTGTATACTCTGCGCTCACTTCCATAGCCCAGAAAGTTCTGCACAGGAtgcctgctctgctctcctgA
- the Igfals gene encoding insulin-like growth factor-binding protein complex acid labile subunit isoform X2, translated as MWLRQGGPALVVLLAFWVALGPCDLQGTDPGASEDAEGPQCPVACTCSYDDYTDELSVFCSSRNLTQLPEGIPVGTRVLWLDGNNFSSIPSAAFQNLSSLDFLNLQGSWLSSLEPQALLGLKNLYHLHLERNLLRGLPAGLFTHTPRLASLSLANNLLGRLEEGLFQGLGHLWALNLGWNSLVVLPDTVFQGLGNLRELVLAGNKLAYLQPSLFCGLGELRELDLSRNALRSIKANVFIHLPRLQKLYLGHNSVTAVAPGAFLGMKALRWLDLSHNRVAGLLEDTFPGLLGLHVLRLAHNAITSLRPRTFKDLHFLEELQLGHNRIRQLGEKTFEGLGQLEVLTLNDNHIHEVKVGAFFGLFNMAVMNLSGNCLRSLPERVFQGLGKLHSLHLEHSCLGRIRLHTFAGLSGLRRLFLRGNSISSMEEQSLAGLSELLELDLTANQLTHLPHRLFQGLGQLEYLLLSHNQLSVLSLDVLRPLQRVFWLDVSHNRLETLSEGLFSPLGRLRYLSLRNNSLQTFSPQHGLERLWLDDNPWDCRCPLKALRDFALQSPGIVPRFVQTVCEGDDCQPVYTFNNITCAGPANVSGLDLRDIGETHFAHC; from the exons atgTGGCTCCGGCAGG GAGGTCCGGCCCTGGTGGTGCTCCTGGCTTTCTGGGTGGCACTAGGCCCCTGTGACCTGCAGGGGACAGATCCTGGAGCATCGGAAGATGCCGAGGGCCCCCAGTGTCCCGTCGCCTGTACCTGCAGCTATGACGACTACACAGATGAGCTCAGCGTCTTCTGCAGTTCCAGAAACCTCACACAGCTGCCTGAGGGCATCCCAGTCGGCACCAGGGTCCTGTGGCTGGACGGCAATAACTTCTCCTCCATTCCCTCAGCGGCTTTCCAAAACCTGTCCAGCCTGGACTTCCTCAACCTGCAGGGCAGCTGGCTGAGCAGCCTGGAGCCCCAGGCCCTGCTGGGCCTGAAGAACCTCTACCACTTGCACCTGGAGCGGAACCTGCTCCGCGGCCTGCCTGCTGGCTTGTTCACGCAcacacccaggctggcttcactcaGCCTGGCCAACAACCTCCTGGGCCGGCTGGAAGAGGGGCTGTTCCAGGGCCTCGGTCACCTCTGGGCCCTCAACCTGGGTTGGAACAGCCTAGTGGTACTGCCGGACACGGTGTTCCAGGGCCTGGGCAACCTCCGGGAGCTGGTGCTGGCCGGCAACAAACTGGCTTACCTGCAGCCTTCGCTCTTCTGCGGCTTGGGTGAGCTGCGCGAGCTGGATCTGAGCAGGAATGCGCTGCGCAGCATCAAGGCCAACGTCTTCATACACCTGCCCAGGCTGCAGAAGCTGTACCTGGGCCACAACTCGGTCACAGCTGTGGCCCCTGGTGCCTTCCTGGGCATGAAGGCATTGCGCTGGCTGGACCTATCCCATAACCGTGTGGCAGGGCTCCTGGAGGACACCTTCCCGGGCCTGCTGGGTCTGCACGTCCTGCGCTTGGCGCACAATGCCATCACTAGCTTGCGGCCGCGGACTTTCAAAGATCTGCACTTCCTGGAGGAACTGCAGCTTGGTCACAATCGCATCCGGCAGCTGGGTGAGAAGACATTTGAGGGCCTGGGGCAGCTAGAGGTGCTGACCCTCAATGACAATCACATCCACGAGGTCAAGGTGGGTGCCTTCTTTGGCCTCTTCAATATGGCTGTTATGAATCTCTCTGGCAACTGTCTCAGGAGCCTCCCGGAGCGGGTGTTCCAGGGGCTGGGCAAGTTGCACAGTCTGCATCTGGAGCACAGCTGCCTGGGCCGCATCCGCCTGCACACTTTCGCCGGCCTTTCAGGGCTGCGCAGGCTCTTCCTCAGGGGCAACAGCATCTCCAGCATGGAAGAACAGAGCCTGGCAGGGCTCTCTGAGCTGCTGGAGCTCGACCTTACCGCCAACCAGCTCACGCATCTGCCCCACCGGCTTTTCCAGGGCCTTGGCCAGCTCGAGTACCTGCTCCTCTCACATAACCAGCTGTCGGTGCTGTCTCTGGATGTCCTGAGACCCCTGCAGCGGGTCTTCTGGCTGGACGTCTCACACAACCGCCTGGAGACGCTGTCTGAAGGCCTTTTCTCACCACTGGGGCGGCTGCGCTACCTCAGCCTCAGGAATAACTCTTTGCAGACCTTTTCGCCACAGCATGGCCTGGAGCGCCTGTGGCTGGATGACAACCCCTGGGACTGCCGCTGTCCCCTCAAGGCACTGCGTGACTTTGCCCTGCAGAGCCCCGGCATCGTGCCCCGCTTTGTTCAGACTGTCTGTGAGGGCGATGACTGCCAGCCGGTGTATACCTTCAACAACATCACCTGTGCCGGCCCTGCCAACGTCTCAGGCCTCGACCTACGAGACATCGGCGAAACTCACTTTGCGCACTGCTGA
- the Igfals gene encoding insulin-like growth factor-binding protein complex acid labile subunit isoform X1, translated as MAPRTGGPALVVLLAFWVALGPCDLQGTDPGASEDAEGPQCPVACTCSYDDYTDELSVFCSSRNLTQLPEGIPVGTRVLWLDGNNFSSIPSAAFQNLSSLDFLNLQGSWLSSLEPQALLGLKNLYHLHLERNLLRGLPAGLFTHTPRLASLSLANNLLGRLEEGLFQGLGHLWALNLGWNSLVVLPDTVFQGLGNLRELVLAGNKLAYLQPSLFCGLGELRELDLSRNALRSIKANVFIHLPRLQKLYLGHNSVTAVAPGAFLGMKALRWLDLSHNRVAGLLEDTFPGLLGLHVLRLAHNAITSLRPRTFKDLHFLEELQLGHNRIRQLGEKTFEGLGQLEVLTLNDNHIHEVKVGAFFGLFNMAVMNLSGNCLRSLPERVFQGLGKLHSLHLEHSCLGRIRLHTFAGLSGLRRLFLRGNSISSMEEQSLAGLSELLELDLTANQLTHLPHRLFQGLGQLEYLLLSHNQLSVLSLDVLRPLQRVFWLDVSHNRLETLSEGLFSPLGRLRYLSLRNNSLQTFSPQHGLERLWLDDNPWDCRCPLKALRDFALQSPGIVPRFVQTVCEGDDCQPVYTFNNITCAGPANVSGLDLRDIGETHFAHC; from the exons ATGGCCCCGAGGACAG GAGGTCCGGCCCTGGTGGTGCTCCTGGCTTTCTGGGTGGCACTAGGCCCCTGTGACCTGCAGGGGACAGATCCTGGAGCATCGGAAGATGCCGAGGGCCCCCAGTGTCCCGTCGCCTGTACCTGCAGCTATGACGACTACACAGATGAGCTCAGCGTCTTCTGCAGTTCCAGAAACCTCACACAGCTGCCTGAGGGCATCCCAGTCGGCACCAGGGTCCTGTGGCTGGACGGCAATAACTTCTCCTCCATTCCCTCAGCGGCTTTCCAAAACCTGTCCAGCCTGGACTTCCTCAACCTGCAGGGCAGCTGGCTGAGCAGCCTGGAGCCCCAGGCCCTGCTGGGCCTGAAGAACCTCTACCACTTGCACCTGGAGCGGAACCTGCTCCGCGGCCTGCCTGCTGGCTTGTTCACGCAcacacccaggctggcttcactcaGCCTGGCCAACAACCTCCTGGGCCGGCTGGAAGAGGGGCTGTTCCAGGGCCTCGGTCACCTCTGGGCCCTCAACCTGGGTTGGAACAGCCTAGTGGTACTGCCGGACACGGTGTTCCAGGGCCTGGGCAACCTCCGGGAGCTGGTGCTGGCCGGCAACAAACTGGCTTACCTGCAGCCTTCGCTCTTCTGCGGCTTGGGTGAGCTGCGCGAGCTGGATCTGAGCAGGAATGCGCTGCGCAGCATCAAGGCCAACGTCTTCATACACCTGCCCAGGCTGCAGAAGCTGTACCTGGGCCACAACTCGGTCACAGCTGTGGCCCCTGGTGCCTTCCTGGGCATGAAGGCATTGCGCTGGCTGGACCTATCCCATAACCGTGTGGCAGGGCTCCTGGAGGACACCTTCCCGGGCCTGCTGGGTCTGCACGTCCTGCGCTTGGCGCACAATGCCATCACTAGCTTGCGGCCGCGGACTTTCAAAGATCTGCACTTCCTGGAGGAACTGCAGCTTGGTCACAATCGCATCCGGCAGCTGGGTGAGAAGACATTTGAGGGCCTGGGGCAGCTAGAGGTGCTGACCCTCAATGACAATCACATCCACGAGGTCAAGGTGGGTGCCTTCTTTGGCCTCTTCAATATGGCTGTTATGAATCTCTCTGGCAACTGTCTCAGGAGCCTCCCGGAGCGGGTGTTCCAGGGGCTGGGCAAGTTGCACAGTCTGCATCTGGAGCACAGCTGCCTGGGCCGCATCCGCCTGCACACTTTCGCCGGCCTTTCAGGGCTGCGCAGGCTCTTCCTCAGGGGCAACAGCATCTCCAGCATGGAAGAACAGAGCCTGGCAGGGCTCTCTGAGCTGCTGGAGCTCGACCTTACCGCCAACCAGCTCACGCATCTGCCCCACCGGCTTTTCCAGGGCCTTGGCCAGCTCGAGTACCTGCTCCTCTCACATAACCAGCTGTCGGTGCTGTCTCTGGATGTCCTGAGACCCCTGCAGCGGGTCTTCTGGCTGGACGTCTCACACAACCGCCTGGAGACGCTGTCTGAAGGCCTTTTCTCACCACTGGGGCGGCTGCGCTACCTCAGCCTCAGGAATAACTCTTTGCAGACCTTTTCGCCACAGCATGGCCTGGAGCGCCTGTGGCTGGATGACAACCCCTGGGACTGCCGCTGTCCCCTCAAGGCACTGCGTGACTTTGCCCTGCAGAGCCCCGGCATCGTGCCCCGCTTTGTTCAGACTGTCTGTGAGGGCGATGACTGCCAGCCGGTGTATACCTTCAACAACATCACCTGTGCCGGCCCTGCCAACGTCTCAGGCCTCGACCTACGAGACATCGGCGAAACTCACTTTGCGCACTGCTGA
- the Hagh gene encoding hydroxyacylglutathione hydrolase, mitochondrial isoform X3, translating to MMKVELLPALTDNYMYLVIDEDTQEAAIVDPVQPQKVIETVKKHRVKLTTVLTTHHHWDHAGGNEKLVKLQPGLKVYGGDDRIGALTHKVTHLSTLQVGSLTVKCLSTPCHTSGHICYFVSKPGSSEPSAVFTGDTLFVAGCGKFYEGTADEMYKALLEVLGRLPPDTKVYCGHEYTINNLKFARHVEPSNAAIQEKLAWAKEKYAIGEPTVPSTLAEEFTYNPFMRVKEKSVQQHAGESDPVTTMRAIRREKDQFKVPRD from the exons ATGATGAAGGTTGAGCTACTGCCTGCCCTGACTGACAACTACATGTACCTGGTCATTGATGAGGACACCCAGGAGGCTGCCATTGTAGACCCAGTGCAACcccagaag GTTATAGAAACTGTGAAAAAGCACCGTGTAAAGCTGACCACAGTGCTCACCACTCACCACCACTG GGACCATGCTGGTGGGAATGAGAAGCTGGTGAAACTGCAGCCTGGACTGAAGGTTTACGGAGGTGATGACCGCATTGGGGCCTTGACGCACAAAGTCACACACCTTTCCACACTGCAG GTGGGGTCTCTCACTGTCAAATGCCTGTCAACACCCTGCCATACTTCGGGACACATCTGTTACTTCGTGAGCAAGCCAGGCAGCTCAGAGCCCTCTGCTGTGTTCACGG GTGACACATTGTTTGTTGCTGGCTGTGGGAAGTTCTATGAAGGAACTGCGGACGAGATGTACAAGGCGCTGCTCGAAGTCTTGGGTCGGCTCCCTCCAGACACA AAAGTCTACTGTGGCCATGAGTACACCATAAACAACCTCAAGTTTGCACGCCATGTGGAACCCAGCAATGCTGCCATCCAGGAGAAACTGGCCTGGGCCAAG GAGAAGTATGCCATCGGGGAGCCCACTGTGCCGTCCACCCTGGCAGAGGAGTTCACCTATAACCCCTTCATGAGAGTGAA GGAGAAGTCTGTGCAGCAGCATGCTGGTGAGTCGGACCCTGTGACTACCATGAGGGCCATCCGCAGGGAGAAGGACCAGTTCAAGGTGCCCCGGGACTGA
- the Hagh gene encoding hydroxyacylglutathione hydrolase, mitochondrial isoform X1, with protein sequence MVLGLGPRCVQSLSALGAACARRGLGQALLGILLYHTDFRKSLTVEQDMMKVELLPALTDNYMYLVIDEDTQEAAIVDPVQPQKVIETVKKHRVKLTTVLTTHHHWDHAGGNEKLVKLQPGLKVYGGDDRIGALTHKVTHLSTLQVGSLTVKCLSTPCHTSGHICYFVSKPGSSEPSAVFTGDTLFVAGCGKFYEGTADEMYKALLEVLGRLPPDTKVYCGHEYTINNLKFARHVEPSNAAIQEKLAWAKEKYAIGEPTVPSTLAEEFTYNPFMRVKEKSVQQHAGESDPVTTMRAIRREKDQFKVPRD encoded by the exons ATGGTGCTGGGTCTCGGGCCGCGGTGCGTCCAGAGCCTGTCAGCGCTGGGAGCCGCCTGCGCGCGCCGCGGTCTGG GTCAGGCCCTACTGGGAATCTTACTGTATCACACAGACTTCAGAAAGAGTCTGACTGTGGAGCAAGACATGATGAAGGTTGAGCTACTGCCTGCCCTGACTGACAACTACATGTACCTGGTCATTGATGAGGACACCCAGGAGGCTGCCATTGTAGACCCAGTGCAACcccagaag GTTATAGAAACTGTGAAAAAGCACCGTGTAAAGCTGACCACAGTGCTCACCACTCACCACCACTG GGACCATGCTGGTGGGAATGAGAAGCTGGTGAAACTGCAGCCTGGACTGAAGGTTTACGGAGGTGATGACCGCATTGGGGCCTTGACGCACAAAGTCACACACCTTTCCACACTGCAG GTGGGGTCTCTCACTGTCAAATGCCTGTCAACACCCTGCCATACTTCGGGACACATCTGTTACTTCGTGAGCAAGCCAGGCAGCTCAGAGCCCTCTGCTGTGTTCACGG GTGACACATTGTTTGTTGCTGGCTGTGGGAAGTTCTATGAAGGAACTGCGGACGAGATGTACAAGGCGCTGCTCGAAGTCTTGGGTCGGCTCCCTCCAGACACA AAAGTCTACTGTGGCCATGAGTACACCATAAACAACCTCAAGTTTGCACGCCATGTGGAACCCAGCAATGCTGCCATCCAGGAGAAACTGGCCTGGGCCAAG GAGAAGTATGCCATCGGGGAGCCCACTGTGCCGTCCACCCTGGCAGAGGAGTTCACCTATAACCCCTTCATGAGAGTGAA GGAGAAGTCTGTGCAGCAGCATGCTGGTGAGTCGGACCCTGTGACTACCATGAGGGCCATCCGCAGGGAGAAGGACCAGTTCAAGGTGCCCCGGGACTGA
- the Hagh gene encoding hydroxyacylglutathione hydrolase, mitochondrial isoform X2 has product MVLGLGPRCVQSLSALGAACARRGLGQALLGILLYHTDFRKSLTVEQDMMKVELLPALTDNYMYLVIDEDTQEAAIVDPVQPQKVIETVKKHRVKLTTVLTTHHHWDHAGGNEKLVKLQPGLKVYGGDDRIGALTHKVTHLSTLQVGSLTVKCLSTPCHTSGHICYFVSKPGSSEPSAVFTGDTLFVAGCGKFYEGTADEMYKALLEVLGRLPPDTKVYCGHEYTINNLKFARHVEPSNAAIQEKLAWAKCPWRPEEAIRSPGIRVTGGYKFPCGCWELNPGPLQEQQLLSRLPSPTSRPYPIAES; this is encoded by the exons ATGGTGCTGGGTCTCGGGCCGCGGTGCGTCCAGAGCCTGTCAGCGCTGGGAGCCGCCTGCGCGCGCCGCGGTCTGG GTCAGGCCCTACTGGGAATCTTACTGTATCACACAGACTTCAGAAAGAGTCTGACTGTGGAGCAAGACATGATGAAGGTTGAGCTACTGCCTGCCCTGACTGACAACTACATGTACCTGGTCATTGATGAGGACACCCAGGAGGCTGCCATTGTAGACCCAGTGCAACcccagaag GTTATAGAAACTGTGAAAAAGCACCGTGTAAAGCTGACCACAGTGCTCACCACTCACCACCACTG GGACCATGCTGGTGGGAATGAGAAGCTGGTGAAACTGCAGCCTGGACTGAAGGTTTACGGAGGTGATGACCGCATTGGGGCCTTGACGCACAAAGTCACACACCTTTCCACACTGCAG GTGGGGTCTCTCACTGTCAAATGCCTGTCAACACCCTGCCATACTTCGGGACACATCTGTTACTTCGTGAGCAAGCCAGGCAGCTCAGAGCCCTCTGCTGTGTTCACGG GTGACACATTGTTTGTTGCTGGCTGTGGGAAGTTCTATGAAGGAACTGCGGACGAGATGTACAAGGCGCTGCTCGAAGTCTTGGGTCGGCTCCCTCCAGACACA AAAGTCTACTGTGGCCATGAGTACACCATAAACAACCTCAAGTTTGCACGCCATGTGGAACCCAGCAATGCTGCCATCCAGGAGAAACTGGCCTGGGCCAAG tgcccatggaggccagaagaggccatcagaagCCCTGGAATCAGAGTCACAGGTGGTTACAAGTtcccgtgtgggtgctgggaactgaacccaggtcctctgcaagagcagcagctgctgagccgtctccccagccccaccagtCGCCCTTATCCTATAGCAGAATCATGA
- the Hagh gene encoding hydroxyacylglutathione hydrolase, mitochondrial isoform X4, whose product MVLGLGPRCVQSLSALGAACARRGLGQALLGILLYHTDFRKSLTVEQDMMKVELLPALTDNYMYLVIDEDTQEAAIVDPVQPQKVIETVKKHRVKLTTVLTTHHHWDHAGGNEKLVKLQPGLKVYGGDDRIGALTHKVTHLSTLQVGSLTVKCLSTPCHTSGHICYFVSKPGSSEPSAVFTGDTLFVAGCGKFYEGTADEMYKALLEVLGRLPPDTKVYCGHEYTINNLKFARHVEPSNAAIQEKLAWAKSLTMPDKLNFKGNLHA is encoded by the exons ATGGTGCTGGGTCTCGGGCCGCGGTGCGTCCAGAGCCTGTCAGCGCTGGGAGCCGCCTGCGCGCGCCGCGGTCTGG GTCAGGCCCTACTGGGAATCTTACTGTATCACACAGACTTCAGAAAGAGTCTGACTGTGGAGCAAGACATGATGAAGGTTGAGCTACTGCCTGCCCTGACTGACAACTACATGTACCTGGTCATTGATGAGGACACCCAGGAGGCTGCCATTGTAGACCCAGTGCAACcccagaag GTTATAGAAACTGTGAAAAAGCACCGTGTAAAGCTGACCACAGTGCTCACCACTCACCACCACTG GGACCATGCTGGTGGGAATGAGAAGCTGGTGAAACTGCAGCCTGGACTGAAGGTTTACGGAGGTGATGACCGCATTGGGGCCTTGACGCACAAAGTCACACACCTTTCCACACTGCAG GTGGGGTCTCTCACTGTCAAATGCCTGTCAACACCCTGCCATACTTCGGGACACATCTGTTACTTCGTGAGCAAGCCAGGCAGCTCAGAGCCCTCTGCTGTGTTCACGG GTGACACATTGTTTGTTGCTGGCTGTGGGAAGTTCTATGAAGGAACTGCGGACGAGATGTACAAGGCGCTGCTCGAAGTCTTGGGTCGGCTCCCTCCAGACACA AAAGTCTACTGTGGCCATGAGTACACCATAAACAACCTCAAGTTTGCACGCCATGTGGAACCCAGCAATGCTGCCATCCAGGAGAAACTGGCCTGGGCCAAG agcctcacaatGCCAGACAAACTGAACTTTAAGGGTAATTTGCATGCATGA
- the Fahd1 gene encoding acylpyruvase FAHD1, mitochondrial, translating into MASPKPLSRFWEWGKNIVCVGRNYADHVKEMRSAVLSEPVLFLKPSTAYAPEGSPVLMPAYCRNLHHEVELGVLLGRRGQAVPEAAAMDYVAGYALCLDMTARDVQEECKKKGLPWTLAKSFTASCPVSAFVPKEKIPDPHALRLWLKVNGELRQEGKTSSMIFSIPYIISYVSKIITLEEGDLILTGTPKGVGPVKENDEIEAGIDGVVSMRFKVERSEY; encoded by the coding sequence ATGGCTTCCCCCAAGCCACTGTCTCGCTTCTGGGAATGGGGCAAGAATATCGTGTGCGTGGGGAGGAACTACGCAGACCACGTCAAGGAGATGCGCAGCGCGGTGCTAAGCGAGCCTGTGCTGTTCTTGAAGCCGTCCACCGCGTACGCTCCCGAGGGCTCACCCGTGTTAATGCCCGCTTACTGCCGGAACCTGCACCACGAGGTGGAGTTGGGAGTGCTCTTGGGCAGGCGTGGTCAAGCCGTCCCCGAGGCCGCCGCCATGGACTATGTGGCCGGCTACGCCTTGTGCCTGGACATGACTGCCAGAGATGTGCAGGAAGAGTGCAAGAAGAAGGGGCTGCCCTGGACCCTGGCCAAGAGCTTCACGGCCTCCTGCCCTGTCAGCGCCTTCGTGCCCAAGGAGAAGATCCCTGACCCTCATGCCCTAAGACTGTGGCTCAAGGTCAACGGTGAGCTCAGGCAGGAAGGCAAAACATCATCTATGATCTTTTCCATTCCCTACATCATCAGCTACGTTTCCAAGATAATAACCTTGGAAGAAGGAGACCTTATCTTGACCGGGACTCCAAAGGGAGTTGGGCCAGTTAAAGAAAATGATGAGATCGAGGCTGGAATAGACGGGGTGGTTAGTATGAGGTTCAAGGTGGAAAGGTCAGAGTACTGA